The Lycium barbarum isolate Lr01 chromosome 12, ASM1917538v2, whole genome shotgun sequence genome includes a region encoding these proteins:
- the LOC132624735 gene encoding putative receptor-like protein kinase At5g39000: TNSPFCHNTTTGTIALISFLFLHLITTTISATSPYNATVYFLLNCGALSATTDEIDNRRWDTDNHYPKFLPRNSSTISTTSRPSEQDPSVNRVPYITGARIIKSPFTYTFPVSPGTKFLRLYFYPADYPGYNKSKSFFSVTANHLTLLSNFSAFLTVSDSNSSSKALQKEYVINVDETQILNITFSPSPNSYAFVNGIEILSMPTELYIHGDVKLAGQISNPNYYIDNNTVLEKLYRLT, from the coding sequence ACAAACTCACCATTCTGTCATAACACCACCACGGGAACCATTGCTCTAATTTCCTTTCTCTTCTTACATCTCATAACGACCACCATATCTGCCACGTCACCATACAACGCCACAGTCTATTTCTTGCTCAACTGTGGTGCTCTATCAGCCACCACCGACGAAATTGATAACCGTCGATGGGACACTGATAACCACTACCCAAAATTCTTACCTCGGAATTCTTCAACCATCTCCACAACATCCAGACCTTCCGAACAAGACCCTTCGGTCAACAGAGTTCCTTATATAACTGGCGCCCGTATTATAAAATCTCCCTTCACCTACACTTTCCCTGTCTCACCAGGCACCAAATTCCTCCGTCTCTATTTCTACCCGGCCGATTACCCTGGTTACAACAAATCTAAATCTTTTTTCTCCGTCACAGCTAATCATTTAACTCTCTTGAGTAACTTCAGTGCTTTCCTCACAGTCTCCGATAGTAATAGTTCTAGTAAAGCACTTCAAAAAGAATATGTCATCAATGTTGATGAAACTCAGATTCTCAATATCACTTTTTCTCCTTCACCAAACTCTTATGCTTTTGTTAATGGGATTGAGATACTTTCCATGCCAACTGAACTTTACATCCATGGAGACGTCAAACTGGCGGGGCAGATATCTAATCCTAATTATTACATTGATAATAACACTGTTCTTGAGAAATTGTACAGGCTTACTTAA